The following is a genomic window from Saccopteryx bilineata isolate mSacBil1 chromosome 4, mSacBil1_pri_phased_curated, whole genome shotgun sequence.
GCAGAGCCTCTGTCTCCGTATTAATTTTTATGACCTGGGCTTTGAGGAGAGGCATCTCGGTTGcttgaaaatgtgttttaatcCTGAGTTGACAGTATTCCCCACTGACCGTGCTGTGCGCCTTTCCGCTTGCAGCTGCAGGGTAATATATTTGGAAGCTTTGATGAGAGCCTGCTGGCACGCGCCGAAGCTCTGGCGGCGGTGGATATCGTCTCCCACGGCAAGAACCATCCGTTCAAGCCCGACGCCACCTACCATACCATGAGTAGCGTGCCCTGCACGTCCACTTCGTCCACAGTGCCCATCTCCCACCCGGCCGCGCTCACCTCGCACCCGCACCACGCGGTGCACCAGGGCCTCGAAGGCGACCTGCTAGAGCACATCTCGCCCACGCTGAGCGTCAGCGGCTTGGGCGCCCCCGAGCACTCGGTGATGCCCGCGCAGATCCACCCGCACCACCTGGGCGCCATGGGCCACCTGCACCAGGCCATGGGCATGAGTCACCCACACGCCGTGGCGCCTCACACCGCCATGCCCGCGTGCCTCAGCGACGTGGAGTCGGACCCACGAGAGCTGGAGGCCTTCGCGGAGCGCTTTAAGCAGCGGCGCATCAAGCTGGGGGTGACTCAGGCGGACGTGGGCGCGGCTCTAGCCAACCTCAAGATCCCCGGCGTAGGCTCGCTCAGCCAGAGCACCATCTGCAGGTTCGAGTCTCTCACTCTCTCGCACAACAACATGATCGCGCTCAAACCGGTCCTCCAGGCCTGGCTGGAGGAAGCCGAGGCTGCCTACCGCGAGAAAAACAGCAAGCCGGAGCTCTTCAACGGCAGTGAGCGGAAGCGCAAGCGCACATCCATCGCGGCCCCGGAGAAGCGCTCACTCGAGGCCTACTTTGCCATTCAGCCGCGGCCCTCATCCGAGAAGATCGCAGCCATCGCGGAGAAACTGGACCTTAAAAAGAACGTGGTGAGGGTCTGGTTCTGcaaccagagacagaaacagaaacgaATGAAGTATTCGGCTGTTCACTGACTGCGGCGGGGCGCAGCGTCCGGGGCCGGGAAAGCCGTGTACGTCCCGGGGGGGACGGTTATGGGGAACTCCAAGACGTTTTCTGgcaggtcaggctctcttcccCGAAGCCACAGACTCTCCCCTTTATCCCACCTGGTCCTCTCCCggccttctctttctgtcttttccatTCTATTCCCATACCAGAAAAGTTTTGGCGCTAAGAAAAAACTCACGAAGGGCAGGCCCTGAGGGACTGgcgctgtccgtggtgctgataTCTCCTTTGCGCGCTGGACTGCTCGACCTCAGGCCAGGAGCCCAAACGCAGAGTTGGTCCTGACCACACGACTTTGCGGTGCAGGGGCCACTTGGCTAAGAGCGATTTGACAAGGAATGAAGGGATGAAAAGGACGGGGTACATAATATTACAGAGTCTAACTGGGGCACAAACATGTACTGGAGATTTATTTAGAGTATATAAAATCATGTATGTTTCCAAAGGATAACCTTATATTCCCTTCGCAGACTAAAGTTTACCCATCTCATTCTTTGGTTTGCTGTACGTTCTCTAAGGTAGCATGAGCTAGGTTCAGGGAAAGTGTGCGGGAGTTGCGGGTTCCGAGTGGTTCTGCACATACTGGGATAGCTTAGGTGTCTGCCAGCAACAACGGACACCTGCTCCGGCCCATCCTCTCCTATCTGCGGGCAGTGGAGCGATGATTACCGCCTGCTGGGGAGCGAGGGATTGGTAGTGTTCCGGGCCCACTGAGAACTCTCGGACCCCAGCTCGCTGCTCCAGCCAGACTCCCAGCGCACACTGTAGAGGCGGCTGCTCGAAAGTAATTTGTAACTTCTCCAAATCATATGCAAGTCCTTCCAACACGTCTAACCTTGTTGctcttttattgttgttattgttaacaTCGTTGtttcctattatttatttaacGTCGCCTCTTTCCATCCTCCTTTCATGAGCGTCTCCTGGTGGAGATTCACTTATAGTTTTGGGTGGAAAGAGGGGCCAGTCCATCGGCTTGGATCCTTCTCACCTCACTCCCGTTAGCcccatcacattttatttttcgtTGCTTCATGTAATTTGCGTGTTGCTGTGTGATCTTTGGTTTCGTTCTCTGAAtagatacaaataaaatattaagtcctTCCCTCCTTACCCCTTCAATTAACTtctaaaataaatgctttatttttcaacCCGAATCGCAGTGGTTTTCTTTCTCAGAGGCTAAAGAATACTCATTTTGGAAAGGATTTAAAAGTGAGAGCCCAGAAAGGCTGAGCAGTCACTTCCGGGCAGGCCAGTCTTCTGCCGTTTCCTCGCCTTTCCCCCCGCAGCCTCTTCTTCTCACCCACATCTCCTTCAGGGAGATCAGCCGCTGGTGCCCAGACCTCAATGTTTCAAGTCACTTCCCTCCACGCGTCCGCGCGCGAATCTATCAGCCTCGGTTTGCTCAACTTGACCCAGATCACAAACTTTGAAGCCCTGACTGCTCTTTGAGCTCTCACTGGCTCCACTCATTGGCTGAACGACCCTAAAGCcagtttcttaacttctctgagcctccattgtTTATCTACTGGATGAAGATGCTGATATTGTCGGGACTAAGTTCGTTTATTTAAGGCGTCTGGTAGTGGTTGGCACTTAATaggaaacattattattttaatacatcCAAACAGCTACATAGGAAATGAAGTGATGAATGCAAAGTAG
Proteins encoded in this region:
- the POU4F3 gene encoding POU domain, class 4, transcription factor 3 — encoded protein: MMAMNTKQPFGMHPVLQEPKFSSLHSGSEAMRRVCLPAPQLQGNIFGSFDESLLARAEALAAVDIVSHGKNHPFKPDATYHTMSSVPCTSTSSTVPISHPAALTSHPHHAVHQGLEGDLLEHISPTLSVSGLGAPEHSVMPAQIHPHHLGAMGHLHQAMGMSHPHAVAPHTAMPACLSDVESDPRELEAFAERFKQRRIKLGVTQADVGAALANLKIPGVGSLSQSTICRFESLTLSHNNMIALKPVLQAWLEEAEAAYREKNSKPELFNGSERKRKRTSIAAPEKRSLEAYFAIQPRPSSEKIAAIAEKLDLKKNVVRVWFCNQRQKQKRMKYSAVH